TGGAATGATTCATATACTTCAAATGTACCAGTTCGTGCACAAGTACATAATCAACAATTGAGGCAGGTGCTAAGAAGATCCGCCAGTTTAATAGCATATTGCCGGCAGTAGTACAGCTTCCCCAACGTTGTTCTTGATCCTTGATAATGATTTTATTGGGATATTGTTGAAATTTATCTGTGAATTTACTTACTCGATCTTTGGTAAAGATCATTCCTCGATGTTTAACCCACTCTACATAGAGTGGCATGAGGATTTCTCTATATTGGTGTTCTGGTATATCAGTATGAATGTATGCTCGAAATTGACCTTGATAGAAGTTAATTTCTGGTGCTGTAAAATCATTGGTTCTAATCACCTTTAATCGATATTGTCTTCCTAGATACGGCAGCTTCTCACCAGAAACAAACCTCCGTTGGAGAGAGCTCTGCTTCATCTCTTCAAAATTTAACAATTGAGTGCGTAGCCAGGTCCCTTTACGATGTAAGATATTTTCAATGACATGTTCTTCAGCGGTATTAGGAGCGACCACTTGTACACCTTCTTGATTAACAGAGATGGACACTGTCTTACGACGGTCGCTTCTCTTTAATTTGTATTCAATGGTCTGAGTTCCATATTGAAATAATGGCATGATGATTCCTCCTGTTCATGTATTATAACAAGAATTTGTTGTTTATGTGCAAGCAGTCTGTATGAAAATAAAGGCGAATAAATAGTTCTCCATCTCTATTTAAGAAGTCTTATCTATAATAGTCTGATAAGGAAATTTGCCGTAGAACCATGCCTGAGTTTTAATTTGATCTGTTCTGGACAGGATGAAGTCAAAAGGAGTGGTAAATATGATCGTCGTCAGCGTATTAATCGTGCTGATTCTAATTCTCTTTTACATGTATTCCAACCAAAAAAAGACCATTGAAAATTATCGAGATAATGCACTTGAAGCAATTACTACACATGCAGATATGAAAGAAACGTATTGGTTTGTACCATAGATATAAAAGAGATCCTGAAGAAGAGAAAGCAGAGAACCCACTTTTGTTTGAACAATTTGCTGCTGAGATAATGGCCTCTGTACGGGGAGGGAGTACTTATGTAACAAAGGGTTCTGGTGATTATGGTGTTGATATAGAAGAGGAGACAGATGAAGGATTATACCTAGGACAAGTCAAGTGTTACAACGATCAGAATCCAGTTAGTTTCGATCCTATTGCCATTATTCACTCACAAATGGTCAAACAAGGAGCCATTGGAGGGTACGTTGTAACAACAGGGAAATTCACCTCGAATGCATATAATTATGCAAGTGGACTTAATATAGAGTTAATTGATGGAAATCAACTTGTTGAGTTATGGCTTCAGCATTTGGATTCGAAACGCGAGAGGATATCACGCTTTGAAGAAGTTGTTGTTCCCGGGACATAACCTACACTATATAGATGATGAGATAATTCAGAGCTTGTTGAAGATAATGAACTCGACTTGTTCCTGAAAAATAGAGCTGATAAAAGCAGTTTCCGTAGATTCATTGTGGAAACTGCTTTTATTTCTTTATACTATAAGTACCTAGTCATTTCACGGAGGTTATCATGCTACCAGAATCACTTTCAACTATATTCCGCTCCAAACAAAAATCATACAAGATGGTCCTTATCCTATCCATCATTGAATTCTATGAAGAAACTCAATCCTTCCAAGCTCCATTGGATCAACTAGCTCAAAAGTTCCTGAAATACTTCCAAGACGAAAGCGAGCTAGGAAACATAGTAGATTCACCACCAGAGCAACGAGCTTCGGGATGGAATGAATTCACCTTAAGCCAAACCAAATCTCTACTAAAAACACCAATCGATGCCCTATCCTCTGTTCTCACATTCGACCCTGCAAATCAAACCATTACCTTCTCCAATCCAGATTGGTTCAACGAAAACACACTTAAGGAGCTTAAAGAATACGCCATGCAAGAGCTAGACAATTACAATAGGAAGCTAGAACTGAATAGAACTACGCAGTCTTCTTTTTCCTTACACGATGCCTTATCTCAGATCCTGAACACGTATCTTCAAGCGAAAACGGAGCCGTTCGCGCAGCACCCGCTAGGTAGCTTAGTTAGAAACTCTATACCGAGCCAGTTGAAGAACCTACTATCTTTAAATGAGCAATACAAGGTTCAAGGTTCCGTTGGGCAGGGGAACTGGGCCACGATCCCTTGGATCGCACTCATGGACAAGCGAATTACGCAGACAACTCAGCAGGGTGAGTACATCGTATACCTGTTTTCCGAGGAGATGCAGTCTGTATATCTTACGTTCATCCAAGGTGTCACCGAACCCTTGAAGCAAGGCAAGCTCAGAGGATACGAGTACCTCAAGCAAAATACTCAAGAAATTCGTAGCCTTATCCCACTAGACGGACTACATAAGGACGAGAATATTTATCTCATGGAAAAAAGCGGCCTGGGACAAGATTACCAAGTCTCAACGGTAGCTTATATCAAATACGACAGAGACTCGCTTCCGGACGACGACGTACTCCTAAAAGACCTCGAGAACCTCGTGTCTAACTACAAGCAGTATGTAGATATGGTACTGCAAAATAGGGAAGATGAACCTACTCCAGAGGAGGAGCTAACTCCAGTGACTATTAATGTGCGAGAGCAACTGGAACAAGTCAAACAATATATTCACCACAAAGGCTTTCTCTACCCAGAGGGTCTGATGGAGAACTTCTATTTGTCCCTCAAGACCAAGCCTTTCGTCATTCTAGCCGGGGTATCAGGAACAGGGAAGACGAAGCTGGTGAAGCTCTTTGCAGAAGCGTTGGGAGCAACGATGACGAACGGACAATTCACTTTGATCCCGGTAAGACCAGACTGGAGTGATCCATCGGATCTGTTAGGGTATAAGGATCTTTCGGGTGTGTTTAGACCTGGGCGTCTAACGGAAGTGTTAGTAGAGGCATCTAAACCAGAGAATAAGAACAAGCCGTATTTTATCTGTCTGGATGAGATGAACCTAGCTCGCGTGGAGTATTATTTCAGTGATCTGCTGAGTGTGATGGAAACCCAGGAATGGCAAGGGAAGCGAATCGTGACGTCTGCGCTCATTGGCCCGGAGTCATTAAGAGAGGAAGACCAATCGATATATGGTGGCTTGACTCTGCCGGACAATGTGTATGTGATTGGAACAGTTAACATGGACGAGACAACACATCCTTTTAGTAAAAAAGTGCTGGATCGTGCGAACACGATTGAGTTCAACTATATTAATCTAGAGCAATTTCCATCTGATGGAGTAAACATAGATAATCTTGAATCTTCAAGTACAAATAATGCTTTCTTGCGGAGCGAATATTTGCAGCTAACCGATATGTATAGCACCTATCCAGAGCTTGTGCGTTCGACGACAGATAAACTGGTGAAGATCAACAACATTTTAGAGGAGATTCATTCACATGTCGGCTTCCGGATTCGGGACTCCATCTGCTTTTACATGGCGTATAATCAGCGATTTGAGCTATTACCAGAGGACAATGCATTCGATGGACAGCTACTCCAGAAGATCCTACCTCGTATTCAAGGAAGCAGCTTATCTATCAAAAAGGTATTGCTCCTCTTAATGCAGGAGGCCATTGGCAAGTCCATTCCTGTTAAGGATCTCTTGGATGATGCATCAGATCTATATATAAAATATGGCAGTAAGCAGCAGGCCGAGGAAGTGAAGTATCCACAGTCTGCACGGAAGCTTGCCTTTATGATACGGAGGTTAGAGGAAGATGGATTCACCTCCTATTGGCTTTCTTAATCAGAGTGTAGAGCTGATCCGGATTGAGACGAATCTTTTTAACCTCTATATTCAGGGCAAGCCCTATCATTCGACGGTAGAATCCTTACAGCTTCATCGGGATGATGCTGGAGCTTGGATGGATTCAAACACGCTACAGGTGAGTATCTCTTCTAGTGAACTTGTGCTGGAGAACCTATTTGTTTTTTCGCCTGAGCAGGGACAGTTGGTTCCATGGCAGACGGGGGAGAAGAGCTATCCATTATTCTATGAGACACAAGCTTACGAGCTTGTTGTGGAGAAGAAACAAGAAACAGATCTAACGTTCTACCATGACAACTTATATATACGGCAGGCGGTTAAACCTCTCGGGCAGTCGATCCTTTCAGGTATTTTGAATTTTCAGAACGAGGTAGGGTTAACCGAGCTTGAGCTTCGTCAGCAAGGGCAGCCTGTATTCCAGTTGCAAATCGAGATCTATCCTTCCAAGATGGATTACAAAAGAGATTACCAAATGATTCTGAGTGACATTAATCGGCAGATATATAATTTATCCTTTGATTTTTTAAGAAAGACCTATCATCTGACAGGGTTAAAGGAGACACGCAATCAGAGTCTAACGGAGTTCTTTGCGATATTGCAGCATGTGTTTGATCAGCTAAGACAAGCCGTAGAACGAATTCACGCGAGCCCTCATTACAGCCTAGTTAAAGAGCAGAGAATCGTGGATGCAGCCAAGGTCAGGAAGGCGGGAAAAGAAAACATCGCGTTTCTCGCCAAACGTCCGTATCTGTTGACGCATCATGAAACGCATGGATTTATTCCACATCAGGGGCAGCGCCTGAATCCATCCCATGCACTTGAAACGAAACGCGAGGTTCAGTTCGATACAATGGAGAATCGATTTGTGAGATGGGTGCTGATCCGGGTATCGAAGAAGCTGCAGGAGATGAAGAGAAAGCTGAGCGGATCAGGTAAATTGCAGGATCCCGTACTGGATAAGAAGATTACCTCGATTCAAAATCAACTGCAGCGTTTATTACAGCTTGATTTTATGAAGGTTGGTGAGATGAAGCAGTTATCGGTCTCATTAGTGCTACAGATGGCGCCGGGATATCGCGAGGTATATCGGAGTTATTTAATGCTAATGAAGGGTCTGAGCGTGCAAAGTGATCTATTCCGTTTGTCGATGAAGGATTTAGCCCAGCTGTATGAGTATTGGTGCTTCCTGAAGATTAACGAGCTCCTTGGTCAGAAGTATGAGTTATTGAAGCAGGACATGATTAAGGTGAATCGGACGGGCGTGTTTTTTACACTCGACAAATCACAGTCCGCAAGGATGGTGTACCGCAACCCAAGGAATGGCGAAATCTTCACGCTCTATTATAATAGGCTGCCAAGTGGGGACCGGAGTGCGACGTTAGGCCAAAGACCGGATAATGTACTTACGTTGAAGAAGAATGATTCCGCGATGGAGTATAAATATATTTTTGATGCCAAGTACCGGATCGATCCTGCCTATGAAGGCTCCTATTATTATGAGAAGTATAAGCAGCCCGGGCCGGTGGAAGAAGATATTAATACGATGCATCGCTATCGGGACGCGATTGTCTACAGTGAGGGTGGGCAGGAGCTAGAGCGTAGTATGTTTGGTGCTTATGTGCTTTTTCCATATCATGATGAGCAGAATTATCAAGAGCATAAATTCTATAAGAGCATAGAAATGGTCAACGTCGGGGCCTTTCCCTTCTTGCCGAATGCGACGGAGCTGATGGATAAGTTCTTGGAAGAGATTATTATGGATAGCCCGGAAAAAGCATATGAGAGGTCTACGAGACCACGTGGTACACAGGGATACTATAAAAACAAGCTTGCGGGCAAGAATGTACTCGTTGGATCGTTAAGAGAAGTGGCTCAATTAGAGAGTTCACTTCAATACAAGTACTACCATTTGCCGCTGAGTAATATCGCAGATCACCAAATACTTACGCAAATTGAATATATAGCAGTATATCAATCCATTGGAAAATTCGCGGATACAACGGGAGAGACAGGAATCCATTATGTCGGCAAGGTGAAGGACTGGAAGGTAATGAGAAGAGGGGAGATCAAGGAACGTCCTGCACGACCTGGGACCGAGGATCAGCTCTATGTGAAGTTCCGTATCGAGGAATGGACGAAGCGAACACAGCCCATTGTATCCGGTGGACTTGGAATCTACAGGCTATTGTATACCTCCAAGTACATCTTTGACCGGGCGACCGAGATTGCTGAACTGAGACTGGAAACAGAAGAACAGTTAAGAGAATGGCGGGAGAAGAGGCGTCTGGGTACCGTGAAGGTGGAACTGGATCATACACAGGTGGACTTGGCTCAGCAGGTTAGAGACATTCGGGTGGATAAATAGGCAGGGGAAGCAATGTTAGCTTCCATGGTAAGGACTTGATCTTTATTATTCATAACACCTTGATAGGCATCGTGCCTTTCAAGGTGTTTTTTACTGGGCGGGCCATTATAAGTTGGCAAAGAATTTATTAAATGCTAATGGAGATGTAGTATCGGAAGGTAGAGGATTTGGCGAAGAATATTAATGTAACGTAGAATATCAGTAGTACTATAATTTAGGACGGTGATCAACATGATCGAAGTAGCAGCAGCCATAATTGAAGACACGGATGGTCGTATCCTCATCGCACGAAGAAGAGAAGGGAAATCTCAAGCAGGCTTATGGGAGTTCCCGGGAGGAAAGATCGAAGCGGGTGAATCGCCCGAGGATTGTTTAAGAAGAGAACTGTTGGAAGAGATGAACATCGAAATTGAGCCGTATGCTTTTTTTGCTGTGAATGAGCATGCTTATGATACGGTGACGATACGACTTGTTGCATATAAGGCAAACATGCGAGGAGGGACGATTGAGTTATCAGATCATGATGAATATAGATGGATCCAAGTAGGAGAGATGGCGGGATATTCATTTGCACCAGCAGATATCCCTTTTGTCGAACAATTATCTGCTCATTAATGAAGGTCTTCCGTATGAATCGACGTGTTCATTGAAAGGACATGGGTACCTTTTCCATAGGGTGATATATAAGTAAAATTATACCTATCTATTAAATGGAGAGGTAGCTTATGACAAGAATCAAAGTTCCTATCGATGTGCTGCTATCGGTATCTGATCAATTCGACAATGCATCTAACCAGCTTAAGATGATCAATGAGAACCTTCTCCGGCAAATTTTTATGCTGATGTCCCATTGGTATGGTCAGAGAGGGACGGCTTTTCAAACGGATTTCAAGACTGCTTATGAACAGATGAATGTAACTATAGAGCGTATGCATGTGATCAGTCAGGAACTCAAAGGAATTGCCGTACGCTTCATGGACGCGGATCAGCTGCAGGATTTTATGGGTGATCAGCGGATGGAGCTATTCACTAAACTAAGTACGACAAATCACATTAGCGAGCCGCCTAAATCATTCATAGATCAAGTGGGAGACACCGCAAAGGATCTGGCAGGAGGACTCAAAAAAGGTCTAGGAAGCGTAGTCGAATCATTAAAGGATACGGGAACAGCCATAGTTAAGAATCCCATCGGGACTTTAGGGGACATGGCTTACAATGCAACTGTAGGGACCGCCGAAGATGTAATTGGTTTCGCTGCATGGGGCAAAAA
This sequence is a window from Paenibacillus urinalis. Protein-coding genes within it:
- a CDS encoding M48 family metallopeptidase encodes the protein MPLFQYGTQTIEYKLKRSDRRKTVSISVNQEGVQVVAPNTAEEHVIENILHRKGTWLRTQLLNFEEMKQSSLQRRFVSGEKLPYLGRQYRLKVIRTNDFTAPEINFYQGQFRAYIHTDIPEHQYREILMPLYVEWVKHRGMIFTKDRVSKFTDKFQQYPNKIIIKDQEQRWGSCTTAGNMLLNWRIFLAPASIVDYVLVHELVHLKYMNHSKEYWETVRMLLPDYEQKKDWLRVNGSTLNI
- a CDS encoding restriction endonuclease; the protein is MFEQFAAEIMASVRGGSTYVTKGSGDYGVDIEEETDEGLYLGQVKCYNDQNPVSFDPIAIIHSQMVKQGAIGGYVVTTGKFTSNAYNYASGLNIELIDGNQLVELWLQHLDSKRERISRFEEVVVPGT
- a CDS encoding MrcB family domain-containing protein, with translation MLPESLSTIFRSKQKSYKMVLILSIIEFYEETQSFQAPLDQLAQKFLKYFQDESELGNIVDSPPEQRASGWNEFTLSQTKSLLKTPIDALSSVLTFDPANQTITFSNPDWFNENTLKELKEYAMQELDNYNRKLELNRTTQSSFSLHDALSQILNTYLQAKTEPFAQHPLGSLVRNSIPSQLKNLLSLNEQYKVQGSVGQGNWATIPWIALMDKRITQTTQQGEYIVYLFSEEMQSVYLTFIQGVTEPLKQGKLRGYEYLKQNTQEIRSLIPLDGLHKDENIYLMEKSGLGQDYQVSTVAYIKYDRDSLPDDDVLLKDLENLVSNYKQYVDMVLQNREDEPTPEEELTPVTINVREQLEQVKQYIHHKGFLYPEGLMENFYLSLKTKPFVILAGVSGTGKTKLVKLFAEALGATMTNGQFTLIPVRPDWSDPSDLLGYKDLSGVFRPGRLTEVLVEASKPENKNKPYFICLDEMNLARVEYYFSDLLSVMETQEWQGKRIVTSALIGPESLREEDQSIYGGLTLPDNVYVIGTVNMDETTHPFSKKVLDRANTIEFNYINLEQFPSDGVNIDNLESSSTNNAFLRSEYLQLTDMYSTYPELVRSTTDKLVKINNILEEIHSHVGFRIRDSICFYMAYNQRFELLPEDNAFDGQLLQKILPRIQGSSLSIKKVLLLLMQEAIGKSIPVKDLLDDASDLYIKYGSKQQAEEVKYPQSARKLAFMIRRLEEDGFTSYWLS
- a CDS encoding restriction endonuclease-like protein, giving the protein MDSPPIGFLNQSVELIRIETNLFNLYIQGKPYHSTVESLQLHRDDAGAWMDSNTLQVSISSSELVLENLFVFSPEQGQLVPWQTGEKSYPLFYETQAYELVVEKKQETDLTFYHDNLYIRQAVKPLGQSILSGILNFQNEVGLTELELRQQGQPVFQLQIEIYPSKMDYKRDYQMILSDINRQIYNLSFDFLRKTYHLTGLKETRNQSLTEFFAILQHVFDQLRQAVERIHASPHYSLVKEQRIVDAAKVRKAGKENIAFLAKRPYLLTHHETHGFIPHQGQRLNPSHALETKREVQFDTMENRFVRWVLIRVSKKLQEMKRKLSGSGKLQDPVLDKKITSIQNQLQRLLQLDFMKVGEMKQLSVSLVLQMAPGYREVYRSYLMLMKGLSVQSDLFRLSMKDLAQLYEYWCFLKINELLGQKYELLKQDMIKVNRTGVFFTLDKSQSARMVYRNPRNGEIFTLYYNRLPSGDRSATLGQRPDNVLTLKKNDSAMEYKYIFDAKYRIDPAYEGSYYYEKYKQPGPVEEDINTMHRYRDAIVYSEGGQELERSMFGAYVLFPYHDEQNYQEHKFYKSIEMVNVGAFPFLPNATELMDKFLEEIIMDSPEKAYERSTRPRGTQGYYKNKLAGKNVLVGSLREVAQLESSLQYKYYHLPLSNIADHQILTQIEYIAVYQSIGKFADTTGETGIHYVGKVKDWKVMRRGEIKERPARPGTEDQLYVKFRIEEWTKRTQPIVSGGLGIYRLLYTSKYIFDRATEIAELRLETEEQLREWREKRRLGTVKVELDHTQVDLAQQVRDIRVDK
- a CDS encoding (deoxy)nucleoside triphosphate pyrophosphohydrolase; the protein is MIEVAAAIIEDTDGRILIARRREGKSQAGLWEFPGGKIEAGESPEDCLRRELLEEMNIEIEPYAFFAVNEHAYDTVTIRLVAYKANMRGGTIELSDHDEYRWIQVGEMAGYSFAPADIPFVEQLSAH